The nucleotide sequence CAACACTACGGAACCGGCCTGTCTGGCGAAGCACGCGTTTCAACTGGCGCAGCAGTTTAACAACTTCTACCACAGGCACCACATCCTCACCGAGGCCGATGAGCAGCGGAAGAAGTTTCTGCTGGCGACAGCAGCAGTGGTACGCCGCGAGTTGATCCGCGTGCTAGGAGTGATGGGAATTGTTGTGCCTCCGGTGATGTAGCAACACTCTTCGGTGCGAGTAACGGCGCGCTTGCTCACCGCAGACGATTCCGTGAATCGTCCTACCCATAGCCCGAATCCGATGATTTGGAGGACGAAATGCCCGCTCGCATCGAAAATTACGCCAAGCTTTCCGCGGCTCAGTCTCGCGCCCTATTTCAACTCCAGACCGAAGTAAATAAGTCCGGCATCGATCCAACCATTCTTGAGCTGATCAAAATCCGTGCTTCGCAGATCAACGGCTGTGCGTACTGCATTGACATGCACACAATCGACGCGCGTGCGCACGGCGAAACCGAACAGCGAATTTATGCCCTCAATGCATGGGAAGAAGGGCCGTTCTTCAGCGAACGTGAGCGCGCGGCGCTGGCACTCACTGAAGCGATGACGCGCATTTCCGATACTCACGTCCCTGACTCCGTCTACGACCATGTTCGAGAGCACTTCAGCGAACAAGAGGTCGTGAACCTTGCCTGGGCGATCATCGCGATCAACTCGTGGAACCGCCTTGCCATCACCTTCCGCGCGCAGCCTGGTAATTACAAACCTCAAGCCGCCAAAGCCAGCTAGTGACAACCT is from Terriglobales bacterium and encodes:
- a CDS encoding carboxymuconolactone decarboxylase family protein, which produces MPARIENYAKLSAAQSRALFQLQTEVNKSGIDPTILELIKIRASQINGCAYCIDMHTIDARAHGETEQRIYALNAWEEGPFFSERERAALALTEAMTRISDTHVPDSVYDHVREHFSEQEVVNLAWAIIAINSWNRLAITFRAQPGNYKPQAAKAS